The genomic segment TCCACCGGGCGACGCTGCCGGACGGGCGGAGCGTCGCGGTCAAGGTCCAGCACCCGGACATCACGCGCCGCGTCGCGGACGACCTCTCCATCCTCGCGGAACTGGCCGTGCTCGCGGAGCAGTACCTGCCGGAGTTCCGCGCGTACCGGCCGGTCGCGGTCGTCGGCGAGTTCGAGCGCGTCCTGATGCGCGAGCTCGATTTCCGCCGCGAACTGCGGCACCTCCAGATGTTCCGCCAGGCGTTCCGGGACGACCCCGGGGTGCGGTTCCCGGAGCCGCACCCCAAGCTCTCCACCGGCCGCGTGCTGACGATGGAGCTGTTCGACGGGGTGCCGTTCAACCGCCCGGACGAGATCCGGGCCGCCGGGGGCGATTTCGCGGACCTCGCGCGGCGCGGGTCCAAGGTGTTCCTGGACATGATCTTTCGGGACGGCCTGTTCCACGCCGACCCGCACCCCGGCAACGTGTTCTACCTGCCGCCCACCGGGGCGTGCCCGGCCGGCGCCATCGGGCTGATCGACGCCGGCATGGTGGGGCGGCTCGACGACCGGATGCGCGAGCGGATCGACCGCGGGGTGAGCGCGGTGCTCTTCAAGGACGCGGCCGCCATTACGGACCTCATCATCCAGGTGGGCGACGTGCCGCCGCGGTTCGACGCGACGGCCCTGGAGTGCGAGGTGGCCGAGCAACTGGCGTACTACCACGACATGCCGCTGGACCAGTTCGAACTGGGTACCGCGCTCAACGAGCTGACGGAAGCGATCCGGCGCTTCCACGTCATGCTGCCGGCGCCCCTGGCGCTGCTGTTGCGGGTGCTCGTCATGCTCGAGGGGACCGGGCGGCTGCTCGCCCCGGACTTCAACCTCGTGGAACTGCTGGAGCCGTACAAGAAGGCCGGCGCGTGGAAGAAGCTCTCGCCCCGGCGCGCGCTGCGCAAGCTGATGGGGGCCGTCACGGACTGGGACGATCTGGTGCGCGGGCTGCCGCGGCAACTGGGGGGCGTGCTGCGGATGTTGCAGCGGCAGGAGCTGGCGGTGCAGTTGAGCCACCGGCACCTCGAACCGTCGGTGAACCGGTTGGTGTTCGGGCTGATGGTGAGCGCGCTGTTCGTGGGCTCGTCGATGCTGTGGGCGCTGCGGGCCCCGCCGCTGTGGAAGGACATTTCGCTGTTCGGCGCGTTCGGCTGCACCGTGAGTGCGGTACTCGGGTACCACCTGTTCCGCGCGATTCAGCACTCGGGGAGACTGCAAGACGGCGAGCTCCTGGCGGACCCGGCCCGGCCCGCGTTCGGCGACGACGCAGATTGAAGATAAAAGACGCCAGTTCGGTCTTTTGTCTTCAATCTGCGTCGATCGGCGAAATCTGCGGATAAACTCTTCTGCCGGCGGCTCAGCCCAGCTTCGGCTTCGGCGCGGCGTGGGGGCCGGGCGCGGGGCCGCGACCACTTTCGGCGGCGGCGGTTTCGGAGCGGGGTGCGCGGACTTCGGGGCGGGTGTCGCGGCGCCGACGGCGGTTGCGGGTTTGGGCGGCGAAGTGCCGTCCTGACCGGTCAGCCAGAGGCGGGCCAGGGCCAGCGACACGCCCTGTGGCCCCTCGCCGTTGGCCTCGACCGTCTTGCCCTCGGCCGTGAGGGTGCCGGTCCAGCTCCCGTCGGGGCCGCGCCGGATGGTCATGACCGTGTCGGCGGGGAGCCGGCTGAACGCCTCACCCTTCTTGGGGATGTTCGCCGCGGCCTGCTTCTGCTCCTCGTTCAGCTTGGCGACGCACACCTCGCAGCGGGTCTTCTGGAACTTCGCCAGCCGCTGCGCGCGGTACTTGTCCACCGCGTAGTGCTGGAACTCGCGCAGGCAGCCGCACGCGCGGGCGACCATTGGCCGCGCGATCACTTCCCCCGACGGAACTCCCATAACCCAACCTCCCAACCCGACCCAGGGCGTACTGACATCATACAATGTGGACCGCGTTCATCCACCTGAAGAGTCGTGTCGCCGGCTCACAGATGTACCGGTTAGACCGTATTTGCTTCGTGGGGGAGTAATCCGATGATGCGTTCGATCTGCTTGCGGTGAACCCGGAGGTGAAACGCGGCCAGCCGGTGCCACTGGGGCACTCGCAGGGCACCGAACCACGGGTGCGCCAGGCTCACCTTCGAGTCCCAACCGGTGAGCGCGTCGGTCCGCGCGAGGTGGTCGCGGGCGACCGCCTCGAACCGGTCGATCGTTGCGGCGTCGGCGGTCGGGCCCGGTTTCACGGCGGCCATCGAAACGGCCCGATTGACCGCCCGCCCGGCGGCCAGCGACTCCATGACGCCCGTGATCCCGCTCTGGACGATGCACAGGTGTTCGAGCGTCATGTACACCGACCAGAAGCGGCTGCTGTCCTCGAGCCCCCTCAACCGGGGAACGAGTACGCGGCGGGACGCGGCGGCCCCGCCGAGTGATCGGGCCAGGGCGAGGATGCGATCCGCCTCGGTCCGAAACCGCCGGCTGGCGGTGCGGCGCGACACGGTCAACCCCATCAGCCGGAACCAGATCCGCGCCAGGAACAGTTCGACCGCCGGGAGCCCCGCGCCGGGGGGCTGGAGCTGCGGGGTCGGGTCGGGGGCGGTCATCGTTAGTATTTATCGGTAAATGTCAGATTGTATCAAGGCCGGTGAAAGGCCCACTAGAGCAGTACCCTCACTCCGCAGACGCGCTTACACGAACGCGCTCTGGGAGGGCGAGTTGAGCTTCGGGCGCATAAACGACCCCGGCGAGCGGGGGGCGTGAGCCCCCCGAAGAACGCGCAACCAACGGGCGTTCCCAGGTAAACTTGTGGGGCGTGAGCTTCCCGTGGAGCGCGGAACCAATGGGCGTTCCAAGCTAACCTCGCGCCCAGAAAAATGCGTTCGCATCACCGGATCGTGTTTGAGAACGTTTCACTTCTTCTTGGTCACCGTGATTTTGTCCACTTCGGTGCCGTCGGCGGCCAGGGCGCGGAGGTCGAACCTGTCCGGCGCGAGATCGAGGACGACGAAGGTGTGCTTGTCGGCGGTCGCCTTCGCGGTGTAGGGCGCGAGGTTGTCGCCGTGCAACTTCTTCAGGTTCGCCGCCACCTTTTCGGGCGCCGGGCCGTACAGGCTGGCCCCGCCGCCGCCCGCGACGAAGTGGATCACGCCGCTGGGCACCGTGTGCGTCAGGCCGTCGAACGCGGTGTCCAGCGTGAACCCCCCGTTCACCTTCCCGCGCACCGGCGCCTTCCCGTCGGGCGCGAACTTGAGCGGCACGCTCCGCTGGTAGTTGTGGACGTGCCCGGCGAACGTGGCGTCCACGCCGCACTCCTCGAACAGCGGGTGCAGTTGGCGGGCCTGCTGCTCGGTGTAGTGCTGCCGGCTCGCGTGAAAGCCCGGAACGTGGTAGCACACGAACTTCCAGCGGGCCTTCGTGCCGGTCAGGTCGCCGCGCAGCCACTTCGTGAACGCCGGATCGGTGATCGCGATCCGCGCGTTGTCGTTGATGATGGTGAAGTGGGCCGGGCCGTAGTCGAACGAGTACGCGTCCAGCGCCGGGTAGTTGCCCTGCGTGTTGGCGCGGAAGGTCTTCTCGGCCGCGCCCTCTTTGAGCCCGAGCGGGGTCGCCCACGGGCCGTCGCCGGGGCCGTTCTTCGGGACGTGAAAGAAGTAGTACGCGGCCAGGGCGTCCGGCACGACGCCGGGCCGCGCCGCGATGTCGTGGTTGCCCAGCAGCGCGTAGAACGGGACCGTGGCCATGAGCGGCGCGCCGGCCTTGAGCGACGGGGCCGGCACGTTGTTGTACGTGTTCCAGAAGAACGCGGTGTACTGGTTCACGCGCCCCGCCGGGTAGACGATGTCCCCGAGGGCGACGAGGAACTCCGGCTTCTCCAGGTCGATCCGGTACGCGATCGCATTTTGCGCCTCGCGCCCCTGGGCTAGGTCGCCGACCAGGACGCACCGCACGGCCTTGTCCGCGGTCGCGCGCGTGCGAACGGACGCCTCGCGGATGGTCGTGTGACCGAGCTTCACGCGGTAGGCGATGGTGGCGTTGAACGGCAGGTCGGTCAGGGTCGCGGTGTAGAGGAAGAACTTCTGCTCCGTCTCCGGCGGGAGCGGGACCTTCGGTTCCTTGGGTTCGGCCTCGTCGGGTTCTTTCTGTTTCGGCGGTCCGAGCACCTCGCTGGGTGGCGGGGCGATGGGCAGCGGCTTCGGTTTGTATTGGGGGAAGTCGAGCGTGACGCGGACCGGTTTCACGGTGCCTTTGACCGCACCGGGACCGCTGTATTCGACCGTGAACTCCCCGGGCGTCTGATCGGTGAGCCAGCAAATGACTTTGGTGTCGGCACCGGTGAGTGAGGGGCCGTCGCCGGGCTGAACGTAGGGCAGGACGTGGACCTGTTGCGCGGTCGCGTGGCCCGCGGACATCGCGCAGGCCACGACCGCGAGGAAGGCGGCGTTTCGCATCGGAATTCCAGCGTGGGGACTAAAGGAGCGGGCAGCATCCCGATGCTAAGCGATCGGGCCGGGGCGAACCAGCGCCCCGGCCGAATCTTCACGGCTTCTTCGCCGGCGCGGGGTTCGGTGCGGTCACCGGGTCCGGGACGGCTTCTTCGCCGGCGCGGGGTTCGGTGCGGTCACCGGGTCCGGGAACGTGAGGTGGTACGTCGGGTTCGCCTGTTGCTTCAGGTCCTTGAACAGCTTCGGGATCTCGTTATTCAGTCGGGTCTCAAGCACCTTGGCCAGGAGCATCGGCTTTTCCGCGTCGAACGACTTCGTCTTGTCGGCCGGAATCACCCTGTCGCACTTGACCACCATGAATCCGTCCGCGGTCGCGATGAGCGGGCTCACCTCGCCGGCTTTGAGATCGCGAACGGCGCGCTGGACGTCCCCCCCGTCGGGAGGCGGCGTGCGCGAGATCGGAGCGATCCGACCGCCGCTTGCTGCGAGGCTCGCGTTCGAGTTTTGGCGCGCGTGGCTGGCGAACTCGGCCTCGCTGTCACGCACCTTCTCGTACGCCTTCCGCGCCGCGTCGCCCTCGTCCTTGGTCCAGGTGATGACGCGGCATTCGAGCTTCTCGCCGTACTTCGCGTCGAACGCCTGCCGCAGGTCCGCTTCGGTCACGGCCGGCAGCTTCGTCTTGCACAACTGGCCGAGCATGAGGCGCATCGCGATTTCGTCCTCCACCCATTCTTCGAGTGTCTTGCGGTACTTGGGGAGTACGTCCTTCACGAACCGCTCGCGGGTCACACCGAGGGCTTTGCAATCATTGTCGAGTTCCGCCTGGACGTCGTCGGGCTTCAGTACCCATCCCTTCTGGGCGAAGGCGTGGGCGATGATCTGCTTGTTGACGAACTGTTCCAGTTCCTTTTTCCCGTAGCGGCGGATGAGGTGGTCCGTGAATGCCTCGCGCGACACGGGCACGTCGCCGAAGATCGTCGCGACCGGTTCGGGCGGCTTCGGCGCGTCCGGCGCCTTCTCCGGCACGGGTTTTCCCGGCGGGGCCTTCGCCACGGGAACGGCCCGCGCCGGTTGGCCTGGGACGGGCACGTCCTGCGCGGGTGACTCGCGCCACGCGCCGGCGCTGGTCAGCCCGACGCACGTCGCGATCGTTACCGCGACCAGTTTCCATTTCGCGATCATGGTCTTCATCACTCCTTCCGTGAGGGCGAGCACCCCGGCCGGGACGGCCCCGGCCGCGTGCTTCAGTAGGTGTGTCGCGTTCTGAACCGTTGCGGTGGCCAGTGGGGCGGGAACCGCGACAGCGGCCCCGAGTGCGCCGGGTGCCAGGCCGCGGCGGGCGAGCCGGGCACGGAGCAGCGTGCGTCCGCGGGCCAGTCGGCTGGAGAGCGTGCCCTCGGGGAGCCCCAGTTCGCGGGCCGCGTCGCGGCGGGTGTGGCCCTGGATCTCGCACAGGACGAGGGGCTGGCGGAGCCGGGCGGGGAGCGCGGCGAGTTCCTCATCGACGACCGCGGCCGTGTCGTCGGGTTCCGCCGGCGGGGTCGGAGCGCTGGTCATCGCGGGCACCTGTGCTTCGAGGACCAGTCGTTTCGCCCGTACCGCGCGGGCCTTCCGGGCCACCTTGAGCGCGACGCCGTACAACCAGGGTCCGAGGGACTCGCGCCAGTCGGTGGCGCGTGCGCGGCGGACGAGTACAAGGAACGTGGCCTGGAACGCGTCCTCGGCGTCGGGCGTGTGCCCAAGGACGCGGGTACACACGCCGAGGACGGCGGGTCCGTGCCGGCGGACCAGTTCGGCGAACGCGTGCTGGTCGGCGGTGCGGAGGAAGTCGGCCACGAGCCGGGCGTCGGTGCGGGGGTCGTGGGCCGCCGCGGTCAGGCGCGCCACGGCGAGTTGCAGACTGGTGGGCATCGGTTCGCCTCCGTGCGATTCGACCAGTGAGAGCAAATAACGAAACGAAGAGTCACAGGAGCACGACGGCCCGGTGACCCGCTCGCGGGTCGTTCACTTCTTGAGCGGTGGGGCCGCTCGCGGAACCGGGTTCGGGAACGTGAGGTGGTACTTCGGGTTCGCCTCGCGCATGAGTTCGGCGCTGAACTTCGTGAACTCGTTTCCGGCTTTCGCGTTCCGCACATCGGTCAACAGAGTCGGTTTTTCTTTCTCGAATGACTTGGTCGTGTCCGCCGGGATCACCCGGTCGCACTTAAGGACGATGAACCCTCGATCGCCCTGGAACTCGAACGGGGTGAGGGCACTGACCTCACCGGGCTGGAGTTTCGCGATGGCGGCGTGAACGGCCTGCTCTGCTGAGTGTTCTTTGAACGGTCGCGCGCGCGGGATCGGCTTCGCGCGTCCATCGGCCGCCACGCCCGAGTTCGGCTTACCCGATTGCGGGCAGCGGCGGGCGTGAGCGTCGAACTCTTTTTCGCTCCCGCGCACCTTTTCGTATGCCGCGCGGGCCTCGTCCTCTTTGCTCCAAATGATGATTCGGCAATCGAGCTTCTCGCCGTACCTCAGATCGAACGCCTGTCGCAGTTCCGCTTCGGTCGGCGCCGTCACCTTCGCACGGCACAAGCGGGCGAGCATCTCGGTCGGGATCATCATGTCCTCGTTCCACTCCTCCAGCGTTTTGCCCTGCCTCTCGAGCAGTTCCTTCGACAGTTGCTCGCGGGTCATCTTGCGCCGTGCGCAGGTCGCGTCGAGCATGGCCTCGATTTCCGCCGGCGTGATCGTCAACCCCTTCTGGGCGAAGGCGTGCGCGACGATCTGATTGCTGACGAACAGCTCCAACTCCTGCTTGCCGTAGCGGCGGATGAGGTGGTCCGCGAACGCCTCGCGCGAAATCGGCACGTCACCGAAGATCGTCGCGACCGGTTCCCCGGGCTTCGGCGCTGCGGCGGGGGGCGCGGCGTCCTTCGGGGGCTGTACCGCGGGCTTCTGTTCGGGCGTGTCCGCTGGGCGCGCCGACACCGGCACGGGCCCGTGCCACGCCCCGACGCCGGTCAGTCCGACGCACGCGGCGACCGTCACCGCGGCGCGTTTCCATGTCACGATCATCGTCTTCACCACTCCTTTGGTGAGAGAAAGAACCCGGCCGGGACCGCCCCGGTGGGCGGTGCGGAGGAAGTCGGCCACGAGCCGCTCGGCCGGACGTTCGGAGAGGTATTGCCGCGCCCGGGCCGGCGCGTCCCGAAATTTTGTATCGCGGGGGCGGACGTTATCCGAAGAGCCGGACGGAAAAGTGGTTCACTATGCGGGCAGATGGGGTTCGAGGTCACTTACCTAGCTTGTCCAGGACGTTCTTCGTGACGCGGATGACGTTCGGGTCGTTGCCGCGGAGCCCGTGGCTCCAGTCGGTGCTGCCCACGGTGACCACGGTGCCGCCGCGGGTGTAGGTGCCGATCACCGCGTTGCCGGTGCGGCCCTTCGGCCACTTCTCGTACCACTCGCAGTCGTCGGGCGCCCATCGGGCCGGCGCGGTCGCGACCACTTCAAAGCCCCTCGGCGTGCCGTCGGCGTGGGTCGGGAAGGGGAGGCCGTCTCTCCATTCTAGTTCGCACCCGTCGCACTCGTAGCCGACCGTCTTGTAGCCGGGCAGCTTCGCACCGAACGCGTCGCCCCTCTTCAGGCCGGTCCCCGCCAGGAGCCAGTGGTCCGGCCGGTGCGCGGTGTACGCCCCGGTGCCGTCCATGAACTGCCCGTGACTGCGGTGGTAGCCGCCCCACAGGAACCCGACACCCGTGAGGGCGTTCTCGGGCCGATTCACGAGGTAATGACTCCAGAGTGACGTGAGCGTCTTGTAGTCGCCGGTCTTGTACACCGGGTCGTCGCCGAAGCTCTGCTTCCAGCACGCGAGCGCCCGGCCGCTGTCCTCGGTGCGCACCTGCCAACAACAGGTGTTGCCGCTGAAGAACGCGACATTCCCGCCGCTCCCAATGTACTTCTCCAGGTTGTCGCGCATCGGCCCGGACCAGTACTCGTCGTGCCCGACGGAGAGTACCAGCTTGTAGCTCTTGAGCAACTCGGGGTGGTGTTCGAGGTCGAGGTTCGTGCAGTAATCGAGGGCGTAGCCGTTGCTCTCGGCCCACTTCACGAACGGCCCTTCCCACTGCGCGAACTGCGACGCCTGCGGGCGGTCGAACGACACGCGGCGGCCCTGCACCTTGTGCCGCCCGTGGTACGCGTACAGGCTGTACCCGCCCCAGTTCGTGTACGCGTTGTAGGTGTTGGTCGAGAGCTGAAGCAGGATCTTCGCGTCCGCGCCCGGCTCCTTCGGCCGCAGTACGAAGAACGCCGTACCGCCGCCGAATTCGATGAGGTAGTACCCGGTCCTCCAGCCCGCGGTGCGGAGGGTAAAGCTGACCGGCCAGCGGCACCCGTGCGAAGAGGCGTCTTTCGGGATGTCGTGCCGGAGCGCGTCCGTAATTGTGCCGCTTTGCACCTCCGTTTTGGTGGCGCCGAGCCGCGAAACCGTGTAAGCGTACCGCTTCTGCGAAGACGAGACGCGCACCTGCACTTCTTCGCCGACGGTGTAGCTCATGGGCATCGCGT from the Frigoriglobus tundricola genome contains:
- a CDS encoding ABC1 kinase family protein codes for the protein MINLTDIPRLARSAGRLAEITRTLAKYGLADALARLDSKFVLRWTPVGAGVRRLSEGTREARIRLALTDLGTTFIKFGQVLSTRRDLIGPALGDELTLLQSHVPADPFAVTRATVEAELGRPLEKLFAAFEPEPLASASIGQVHRATLPDGRSVAVKVQHPDITRRVADDLSILAELAVLAEQYLPEFRAYRPVAVVGEFERVLMRELDFRRELRHLQMFRQAFRDDPGVRFPEPHPKLSTGRVLTMELFDGVPFNRPDEIRAAGGDFADLARRGSKVFLDMIFRDGLFHADPHPGNVFYLPPTGACPAGAIGLIDAGMVGRLDDRMRERIDRGVSAVLFKDAAAITDLIIQVGDVPPRFDATALECEVAEQLAYYHDMPLDQFELGTALNELTEAIRRFHVMLPAPLALLLRVLVMLEGTGRLLAPDFNLVELLEPYKKAGAWKKLSPRRALRKLMGAVTDWDDLVRGLPRQLGGVLRMLQRQELAVQLSHRHLEPSVNRLVFGLMVSALFVGSSMLWALRAPPLWKDISLFGAFGCTVSAVLGYHLFRAIQHSGRLQDGELLADPARPAFGDDAD
- a CDS encoding DinB family protein, producing the protein MTAPDPTPQLQPPGAGLPAVELFLARIWFRLMGLTVSRRTASRRFRTEADRILALARSLGGAAASRRVLVPRLRGLEDSSRFWSVYMTLEHLCIVQSGITGVMESLAAGRAVNRAVSMAAVKPGPTADAATIDRFEAVARDHLARTDALTGWDSKVSLAHPWFGALRVPQWHRLAAFHLRVHRKQIERIIGLLPHEANTV
- a CDS encoding metallophosphoesterase; translated protein: MRNAAFLAVVACAMSAGHATAQQVHVLPYVQPGDGPSLTGADTKVICWLTDQTPGEFTVEYSGPGAVKGTVKPVRVTLDFPQYKPKPLPIAPPPSEVLGPPKQKEPDEAEPKEPKVPLPPETEQKFFLYTATLTDLPFNATIAYRVKLGHTTIREASVRTRATADKAVRCVLVGDLAQGREAQNAIAYRIDLEKPEFLVALGDIVYPAGRVNQYTAFFWNTYNNVPAPSLKAGAPLMATVPFYALLGNHDIAARPGVVPDALAAYYFFHVPKNGPGDGPWATPLGLKEGAAEKTFRANTQGNYPALDAYSFDYGPAHFTIINDNARIAITDPAFTKWLRGDLTGTKARWKFVCYHVPGFHASRQHYTEQQARQLHPLFEECGVDATFAGHVHNYQRSVPLKFAPDGKAPVRGKVNGGFTLDTAFDGLTHTVPSGVIHFVAGGGGASLYGPAPEKVAANLKKLHGDNLAPYTAKATADKHTFVVLDLAPDRFDLRALAADGTEVDKITVTKKK
- a CDS encoding sigma-70 family RNA polymerase sigma factor, with amino-acid sequence MPTSLQLAVARLTAAAHDPRTDARLVADFLRTADQHAFAELVRRHGPAVLGVCTRVLGHTPDAEDAFQATFLVLVRRARATDWRESLGPWLYGVALKVARKARAVRAKRLVLEAQVPAMTSAPTPPAEPDDTAAVVDEELAALPARLRQPLVLCEIQGHTRRDAARELGLPEGTLSSRLARGRTLLRARLARRGLAPGALGAAVAVPAPLATATVQNATHLLKHAAGAVPAGVLALTEGVMKTMIAKWKLVAVTIATCVGLTSAGAWRESPAQDVPVPGQPARAVPVAKAPPGKPVPEKAPDAPKPPEPVATIFGDVPVSREAFTDHLIRRYGKKELEQFVNKQIIAHAFAQKGWVLKPDDVQAELDNDCKALGVTRERFVKDVLPKYRKTLEEWVEDEIAMRLMLGQLCKTKLPAVTEADLRQAFDAKYGEKLECRVITWTKDEGDAARKAYEKVRDSEAEFASHARQNSNASLAASGGRIAPISRTPPPDGGDVQRAVRDLKAGEVSPLIATADGFMVVKCDRVIPADKTKSFDAEKPMLLAKVLETRLNNEIPKLFKDLKQQANPTYHLTFPDPVTAPNPAPAKKPSRTR
- a CDS encoding peptidylprolyl isomerase — translated: MADFLRTAHRGGPGRVLSLTKGVVKTMIVTWKRAAVTVAACVGLTGVGAWHGPVPVSARPADTPEQKPAVQPPKDAAPPAAAPKPGEPVATIFGDVPISREAFADHLIRRYGKQELELFVSNQIVAHAFAQKGLTITPAEIEAMLDATCARRKMTREQLSKELLERQGKTLEEWNEDMMIPTEMLARLCRAKVTAPTEAELRQAFDLRYGEKLDCRIIIWSKEDEARAAYEKVRGSEKEFDAHARRCPQSGKPNSGVAADGRAKPIPRARPFKEHSAEQAVHAAIAKLQPGEVSALTPFEFQGDRGFIVLKCDRVIPADTTKSFEKEKPTLLTDVRNAKAGNEFTKFSAELMREANPKYHLTFPNPVPRAAPPLKK
- a CDS encoding N,N-dimethylformamidase beta subunit family domain-containing protein, with translation MTLPVTRRLALRIGAAVAGALHLSARAADEPAKRPAVEGYAMPMSYTVGEEVQVRVSSSQKRYAYTVSRLGATKTEVQSGTITDALRHDIPKDASSHGCRWPVSFTLRTAGWRTGYYLIEFGGGTAFFVLRPKEPGADAKILLQLSTNTYNAYTNWGGYSLYAYHGRHKVQGRRVSFDRPQASQFAQWEGPFVKWAESNGYALDYCTNLDLEHHPELLKSYKLVLSVGHDEYWSGPMRDNLEKYIGSGGNVAFFSGNTCCWQVRTEDSGRALACWKQSFGDDPVYKTGDYKTLTSLWSHYLVNRPENALTGVGFLWGGYHRSHGQFMDGTGAYTAHRPDHWLLAGTGLKRGDAFGAKLPGYKTVGYECDGCELEWRDGLPFPTHADGTPRGFEVVATAPARWAPDDCEWYEKWPKGRTGNAVIGTYTRGGTVVTVGSTDWSHGLRGNDPNVIRVTKNVLDKLGK